Within Fibrobacter sp., the genomic segment CTTGCCGGAGGCAAGGGCCGCCTGCAGGTTCATGCCAAAGCCAAGGCCCACCACGCAACCTTGAAGTAAGTACTTCTGGGTTTTCTTTGCGAACTTGGGGAAGGCAGGGCCGCCGAAAATAAAGGCGTAAACGATGCCTGCCAAAAGTGCCATCCAGGAGGCAACGCAGGGGCAGCAGGCTGCGAGAATCAAAAGAACGAATGCAATCTTTGCGATTTTCTCTTTCATTTTTCTTTACTCCTTTGTGGCGTAGCTTTTTACTTTTGGGGCTGCGCTGGTTCGATGATTGGTAAGACTTTTGTTTTCTTCATGAAGGCCAGAGTTTCTTTTTCGCCTTTTTCAGCAAGCATGGTCAGGAGGAAAAGTAACTTTAGGTAGGTTTCCTCGGCCATTTTTTCGCGGGCGGTACTCTGGGTCAAATACAGTAGGGGACTGGTACGGTCGTAGTCTTTGCCGCCGTAAGTCTTGGAGGCGGCAACGCGGTCGCAGAACATCTCCTTGATATAGCGGTCCGGCATGGGCATGGGTACGATTTTCTTTGTGACCATTTCGTAGTCATACCAGAATTCGAAATGGTGCTTATTTCGTCCCTTGTGATGCATCCAGGCTAGGCTATAGCCGGTGGCATTTCGCTCCCCGTTGTTGGGGGATTCCTTGCCGGTGTAGTACTTCATGCCGGGAATAAACTCGGTAGGAGTGTACTTGGACAGATCGTGGAAAAGTCCCTGGAATCCGATACCCGCCTTGAAGCAAAGGCGAATCACTTCGTTCCTGTGCTTGGTTATGGTGATGAAATGACGGATCGGATGAAACATGGCAAAAATTTAGAAAATAGATTGAAGTTTAAAGGGTAAAGGGAACAGAATTTAATAACTTTAAAATTATGAAAACATCCATCGACTTCATTGGTGATATCCACGGGCATTGTGAGTGCCTGAAGGCCCTGCTGAAAAAGCTAGGCTATGTGGAGTCTGCTGGGGCATTCC encodes:
- a CDS encoding DUF5662 family protein; the protein is MFHPIRHFITITKHRNEVIRLCFKAGIGFQGLFHDLSKYTPTEFIPGMKYYTGKESPNNGERNATGYSLAWMHHKGRNKHHFEFWYDYEMVTKKIVPMPMPDRYIKEMFCDRVAASKTYGGKDYDRTSPLLYLTQSTAREKMAEETYLKLLFLLTMLAEKGEKETLAFMKKTKVLPIIEPAQPQK